The bacterium genome window below encodes:
- a CDS encoding acetyl-CoA carboxylase carboxyltransferase subunit alpha, which produces MAEFYLDFEKPIIELEKRIDGLKGLSGVEEEIARLQKQVERLREKVYSKLTRWQIVQLARHPRRPYILDLAPLIFTDFTELHGDRRYSDDAAIVTGIARFRGRSVVVVGHQKGHETKEKIKRNFGMTNPEGCRKALRFYKLAERFGMPVINFVDIMGAYPGVGAEERGISEAIATNLEVLAVLKVPVIVVITGEGGSGGALAIAVGNRIYMMEYSYYSVITPEGCASILWRDSSKASQAAEALQFTSRDNLAHGVIDGVIPEPPGGAHRDWDLAAKLIGNQIASALKELEPLSEDELITQRIEKFRKMGKFKVVSS; this is translated from the coding sequence ATGGCTGAATTTTATCTTGACTTCGAGAAGCCTATAATCGAACTTGAAAAAAGGATCGACGGCTTAAAAGGACTTTCCGGGGTGGAAGAAGAGATAGCAAGGCTGCAAAAGCAGGTCGAAAGATTAAGAGAAAAAGTTTATTCAAAGCTCACGCGTTGGCAGATTGTGCAGCTTGCCCGTCATCCACGCAGGCCATATATCCTAGATTTAGCTCCTCTTATTTTTACAGACTTTACAGAACTCCATGGCGACAGGAGATACTCTGATGATGCCGCAATCGTAACCGGCATAGCAAGATTCAGAGGTCGTTCTGTTGTCGTTGTGGGTCATCAAAAGGGCCACGAAACAAAGGAAAAGATAAAACGCAACTTCGGGATGACCAACCCGGAGGGGTGCCGCAAAGCCCTCAGGTTCTACAAGCTTGCCGAGCGCTTTGGCATGCCTGTGATTAACTTTGTCGATATTATGGGCGCATACCCCGGTGTTGGCGCCGAGGAACGCGGGATTTCTGAAGCTATAGCGACGAACCTCGAAGTGCTTGCCGTACTTAAGGTTCCTGTAATTGTGGTAATTACCGGAGAAGGCGGCTCGGGCGGCGCATTGGCAATTGCTGTAGGGAACCGAATATACATGATGGAATACTCCTACTATTCGGTGATTACACCGGAGGGTTGCGCCTCGATTCTCTGGCGCGACAGCTCGAAGGCGTCGCAGGCTGCTGAAGCCTTGCAGTTTACCAGCCGGGACAATCTTGCTCATGGTGTTATTGACGGAGTTATTCCTGAACCGCCGGGCGGGGCGCATCGTGATTGGGACCTTGCCGCGAAGTTGATAGGTAATCAAATAGCAAGCGCATTAAAGGAACTTGAGCCTCTTTCAGAGGATGAACTGATCACTCAGAGGATTGAGAAGTTCAGAAAGATGGGTAAATTCAAGGTAGTGTCTTCTTGA
- a CDS encoding PorV/PorQ family protein — protein sequence MCTNNKIIQALYLLLLSGIFTASNATQGYASLKIAIGARESAMGESGVAGANSATSIRWNPALLAGGGIYDLSLHHTRWLVGTSQSSLFLKRSIGPAAIGVGLIYFSGGEIELRDSVPSTEPLATYSFSDLSLAFGGALEIVKGTKVGLMARYYSERLWNYFGSSWGLDAGMSFSPLQGLNFGVSMVDLGFDVRLKGEVFKPPMTIRAGGSFEREWSKNLATSFNLDFHYRPYDGDPGIRSGLEFRLFKILALRAGVKLLYSDGEKIQLIPPTEFLTFGAGIAHKGVSVDYAFVPYQEMDLGFTHRISLNFSF from the coding sequence TTGTGCACCAATAATAAGATAATCCAGGCTTTGTATCTTCTCTTGCTGAGCGGAATATTTACCGCGTCGAATGCCACGCAGGGATATGCTTCCTTGAAGATTGCCATCGGCGCACGTGAATCAGCGATGGGCGAAAGCGGGGTGGCCGGAGCGAATTCGGCAACATCTATACGTTGGAATCCGGCGCTTCTTGCTGGCGGAGGGATTTATGACCTTTCTCTTCATCACACGCGGTGGTTGGTAGGAACATCTCAAAGCAGTCTCTTTCTCAAAAGAAGTATCGGTCCGGCGGCGATAGGCGTCGGGTTGATATATTTTTCAGGGGGGGAGATTGAACTTCGCGATAGCGTACCTTCCACAGAACCGTTAGCTACGTATTCGTTTTCAGATTTGTCGCTTGCTTTCGGCGGAGCGCTTGAGATTGTTAAGGGTACAAAAGTTGGCCTTATGGCAAGGTATTATTCGGAAAGATTGTGGAACTATTTTGGTTCGAGCTGGGGGCTGGATGCGGGAATGAGCTTTTCACCCTTGCAGGGGCTCAACTTCGGAGTTTCAATGGTTGATCTGGGTTTCGATGTCCGACTCAAAGGAGAAGTTTTCAAGCCACCAATGACTATTCGTGCAGGCGGTTCTTTCGAACGCGAATGGAGCAAGAATCTGGCCACGTCTTTCAATCTAGATTTCCATTACAGACCATACGATGGCGACCCTGGCATTCGTTCGGGTCTCGAGTTCAGGTTGTTCAAAATTCTTGCTTTGAGAGCGGGCGTTAAACTCTTATACTCTGACGGTGAGAAGATTCAGTTGATTCCTCCGACCGAATTTCTAACCTTCGGAGCAGGCATCGCTCACAAGGGTGTATCCGTCGATTACGCTTTCGTGCCCTACCAAGAGATGGATCTTGGTTTCACGCACAGAATAAGCCTAAACTTTTCATTTTAA